The sequence CGTCGGCCACCCAACCCTGCAGGATCGAGCCGTCGGGGGTGACCAGCTTGCCGGTGGCGTCGAAGTCGAAGGAGCCGGCCCGGGTGAACAGCTGCTGCCCGCCCGCCCCCGCGACGACGAAGAAGCCGTCGCCCTCGATCATGAAGTCGGTGGACCGCCCGGTGGACTGCGCCGCACCGTTGGTCCAGTTGGTGGTGATCCCGGCCAGTTTGACGCCGAGGCCGATCTGCGCGGGGTTGGTGCCGCCGCGGTCCTCGGCAGGCTGACCGCCGGCGCGCACCGCCTGGGAGAGCGTGTCCTGGAAGACCGTGGCGCTGCTCTTGAAGCCGACGGTGTTGACGTTGGCGATGTTGTTGCCGGTGACGTCCATCTTCGTCTGGTGGGCACGCAGACCGGAGATGGCGGAGAACATGGAGCGGAGCATCGGGGATCTCCTCCGGGTGGGGTCTCGGGGTGGGGGAGCGCGGGTCGGCGCGGGGTCGGGGGAGGCGTCAGCGGGTGCCGACGTCGGTGATCCGGCCGACGGGCACGGCGACGCCGCCGATCGTGGCCTCCGCCTCGGCCCTGTCGGTGGCCAGGCGGACGGAGCTGACGACGCCGGTCTTCGAGACGCCCGTCGAGTCGGTGTAGGTGACGGTCTGGCCGACCATCGCGCCCGCGCTGCTGGAGCGCTGGAGCGCCAGCATCGAGGCGTTCTGCTTGGCGATCTCCTCGAGCTTCTCCACCTGGCTGAACGTCGCCGTCTGGGCCATCAGCTGGTTGGTGTCAGCCGGGTTGCCCGGGTCCTGGTACTTCATCTGGGCGACCAGCAGCTTGAGGAAGGTGTCCTTGCCCATCTGGTCCCCCCGGTCCACGGTGCCCGTGGCCGAGTAGGTCGCGGCGGCGCTGGTGGCCCCGCTCACTGCGTCCGGCATCGGTGGGTGGCTCCTTCTCTCAGGCGAGCACGTCCACGCCGGACGACGTGGATCGGGCGCGGGGCTGGTTCGGTCGCCCCTCTCCGCTATCGGCAGTCCGCCCCCCGGACCGGAAGCGCTCGCCGCTCCCGTCCTGCGCGGAACCACGGTCGCCGGACCCCTGCTGCGCCTGCTGCTCCGCGGCGTGCCGGGCCAGCCAGGAGCCGCCGGCGTCCGGGTCGACCTCGACCCGCGACGGGCTCAGACCGGCGGACTCCAGGTCGCGGCGGAGCTCGGGGAGGGCGTCCAGGAGCGCGGCGCGGCCCAGCTCGTGGGCACCGCGCAGGGTGAGGTCGAGGCTGCCCTGGTTGACGGTCACCTTGACCTCGACCGGGCCGAGGTTCTCGGGGGTGAGCACCAGCGTCATCGTGTGCGAGCCGTCGCCGGCTCCGCTGAGCATCGCCACCTGCCGGGCGACCTGGCCGGACACCGGGAGCGAGGCGCCCGCCCCGGTGGCCGGGGCGGCGTCCGCCGCAGCCGCAGCGGCGGACGCCGTGACGGGCGCCGGAACGGTGCCGACCGGGGACGTGACCGGTGCCGCCGGCCCAGGGGCCGTCTCCGCGGTGGTCTGCGTCCCCGGCACGGACGTGAATGGGGCGTCCTGGCGCGGCTCGCCGTCACCGGGTCCGCCGGACCCCGGCGGCGTGGACCCCGCAGGGGGGACCGGAACCGGCGCGCCGGCGGGCGTGCCCGCACCCGCCGGCTGCGGACCGGCGGTCTCTTCGGTGCCGGCCGGGGTCGCGGTCGCGGCGGCGACGGTGACCACGGGCGGCGGCACCGCGGCCGTCGTCCCGGTGGCCGGCGCGCCGGCGGGAGTCGGTACGTCGCCCGCTGCCGCGCCGAGCGCGCCGGTCGCTGGGGCGGGCACGGCCTCGACGGCCGCTGCTGCCTCGGCCGCGAGCACCGGGGGGACCGGCCCGGCCGGCACAGCCCCCGCCGGGAGGACACCGGGCAGCGCGGCGGTCGCCGGCTCCGCGGAGACCGGTCCGCCGGCCGCCGGGGTGGCGGTCGTGGCCAGGGCCAGCGCCCACAGCGCGGCGGCCACGCCGGCCGCGGCGGTGTCGACGACGGGGATCGTCCCCTCCTCCGGGAGCTCGCCGTCCTCACCCGCCGCCGGCCCGCCGGAGGACTGCCGGCCGCCGCCGGCCGTGGCGTCGCGGAGCCCGCCCCGGCCACCGGCCAGGGCGCCGTCCAGGGCCGACGCGAAGGGCGCCGCGCTGTCGGTGGACCCGCCGGACGACGTCGTCGACGCGGCGCGCGCGGCCGGGGCGGTGGTGGTCACGGGAGCTGTCATCGGTAGGCCTCTGCCTTGCTCATCACGGAGCGGACGTAGTTCTCGGTCTCCGGGTAGGGCGGGATGCCCCCGTAGCGGCTGACCGTGCCGGGGCCGGAGTTGTACGCCGCCAGGGCCAGCTCGGTGGAGCCGAACTGCCGGGTCAGGCTGCTGAGGTACGTCGCGGCCCCGTCGATCGCCGAGGCGGGGTCGAGCGGGTCGACGCCCAGGCCCCGGGCGGTCGCCGGCATGAACTGCATCAGGCCCTGCGCGCCGGCCGGGGAGACGGCCGAGGAGTTGAAGCCGGACTCCTGCTGGGCGACAGCGGCGAGCAGCGGTGCGTCGATGCCGTGCTTGCTCGCGGCGCGCGTGAACAGGTCGGCGTAGGGCACCCCGGCCAGCGTGCCGCCGCCCGCCGGCGCCGCCGTGGCACCCGTCGGCTCGGCGAGCACCCGGCGGATCACCGTGGGGGTGCCGACCGCCTGCACCTTGACCGTCTCGCCGGCCTGGGGCGCGGCGATCATCTGGCCGTTGCCGAGGTAGATGCCCACGTGGTCGATCCCCGCACGGGACGAGGAGTTGTCGAAGAAGACCAGGTCGCCCGGGCGGGCCGCGGCGAGGGAGGCGACGGCCTTGCCGGTGGTCGCCTGCTGGGAGGAGGTCCGCGGCAGCTCGATGCCCAGGTCGCCGAAGACCCGCTGGGTGAAGCCGGAGCAGTCCAGCCCCTTGCTCGGGTCGGTGCCGCCCCACAGGTACGGGACGCCGAGGTACTTCTGGGCCTGGGCGACCACGGCGCTCTCCGATGCGGTGCCCGCTGCGGCCGGCCAGGTGCTGACCGACGAGGTGCCGGTCAGGCCGGCGGCGCCGGCGGCCGACGCCCAGGCCGCGGCCGACGCGGTGGTGGCGGCCGGCCGGAACCGGGCCTGGATCTCGAAGATCCGGGCCTGGACCGCACTCACTCCGTCCATGCCGTCCCCCTCGTGGTGTCGGTGCACCGGCCCGCCCGGCCGGTGACCAGGTCGTCGGTGGCGCGCTCCTCGGCGACGTCGGCGGCGTGCTGCAGGGCGGCGCGGTGGCGCTCGGCGAGGCGTTCCAGCCCCTTGGTGCGCTGGGCGGCGGCGGTCCACTCCGCGCGCACGGCCTCGGCCTGCTCGGCCTGCGCCGTGGCCAGCGCCCGGGCGTCGGCGGCGTCGGTGGCGGCCGTGCGCAGCAGCACCATGGCCGCGACGAAGGAGCCGGCCGGGAGCGACGGCGGCAGCACCGCGGCGGTCAGGGCCGTCTCGTGCTCGGTGGCCCGCCGGTCGGCGTCGGCGGCCACGCTCGCGGCCGCGGCGGCCGCGGCTGCCGCGGCGCGCTCCTCGGTGCGGCGCAGCTGGAGCACCGGCTGCAACCGGAAGGCCACGTGCTTCATCCGCCCCTCACGATCCGCTGCAGCCACGCCCACGCCTCGGCCGGCGAGGTCGACTCGCCCAGCGGCTGCTGCAGGAACGCGTCGATGCCGGGCGCCAGCTGCCGGGCACGGTCGACCAGCGGGTCGCTGCCGGCCTGGTAGGCGCCGATCTCGATGAGCTCGCGGACGTCGCGCAGCGCCCCCATGAGCCGGCGGATCTCCCGGGCGTCGGCCATCTGCGCCGGCGGCACCACGGCGCCGGCGACGCGGGAGATCGACTCCAGCACGTCGATGGCGGGGAAGTGCCCGGTCGTGGCCAGCTTGCGGGTGAGCACGATGTGCCCGTCGAGGATCGAGCGGGCGGTGTCGGCGATCGGCTCGTTGTGGTCGTCGCCCTCGACCAGGACGGTGTAGAGACCGGTGATCGAGCCGGTCGCGCCGGTGCCGGCCTTCTCCAGCAGCTGCGGCATCATCGCGAAGACGCTCGGCGGGTAGCCCCGGGTCGCGGGCGGCTCCCCGGCGGAGAGCCCGACCTCGCGCTGGGCCATCGCCGTGCGGGTGATGGAGTCCATCAGCAGCAGCACGTCGCGGCCCTCGTCGCGGAACGCCTCAGCGATGCGGGTGGCGACGAAGGCGGCCTTCAGCCGCACCAGCGGCGGCTCGTCCGAGGTGGCGACGACGACGACCGTGCGGGCCATGCCCTCCGGGCCGAGGTTCTCCTCGATGAACTCGCGCACCTCGCGGCCACGCTCGCCGATCAGCCCGATGACCCGGACGTCGGCGTCGGTCCCGCGGGTGATCTGGGCGAGCAGGCTGGACTTGCCGACGCCCGAGCCGGCGAAGATGCCGAGGCGCTGGCCCTTGCCGCAGGGGACCAGGGTGTCCAGCGCGCGGACGCCGAAGGTGAGCGGCTCCTGCACGCGGGCGCGGGAGAGCGCGTGCGGGGTCTGCGTCTCCAGGTCGACCCAGGACACCCGGCTGCCCAGCGGCGGACCGCCGTCCACCGGCCGGCCCAGGCCGTCCAGGACGCGGCCGAGCAGCGCCTCGCCCACCGGCACCTGCAGCGGGCGACCGGTGGCGCGCACCGGCGCGCCGGCGTGCACGCCGGAGAGCCCGCCGAGCGGCATGCAGGTGAGCCGGTCCCGGCCGACGGCGACGACCTCGGCCAGCAGCGGACGGCCGGCGGGGTCGATCTCGACCAGGTCGCCGACGGCGGCGCTGACGCCGTCGACGCTGAGGGTCAGGCCCATGGCGCCGGTGACGGTGCCGGTCACCTGCGGGCGGGCGGCGGCGCGGGCGCGCTCGAGGACCGCGGGGGAGACGCTCACGAGCCGAGCACCGCCTGCACGCGGGCCAGCGCCGTGCCCAGCTGGGCGTCGATCCGGCGGGGACCGGACTCGGCGATCGCGCCGGCCCGCTCCACGGCCAGGTCGGCGACGACGCGCACGCTGTCCGGCAGCTCCGCGAGCGCGTCGGCGGGCACCTCGGCCAGGTCGTCGGGGTGCAGGCGCACGACCGTCGGCGCGTCGGCGGGGCAGAAGGACAGCGCCCGGCGGACGGCGTCCATGACCGGGTCGGTCGCCAGGGCCAGCTCCCGGCCGAGGATCTCCTCGACCAGGGTCAGCACCGTGCCGACGATCGAGTCGCGGATGTCGTCGGCCACCGGGCGGACGGTCTCCTCCAGCTGCCGGGCCGCCGCGCCCAGCGCGGCGGTCGCGGACACCAGGCGGCGCTCCCACCGCGCCTGGACCTCGGCGAGCCGTTGCTCGGCGGCGCGCTCGGCCTCGGCGACGACGGCGTCCGCGGCCAGCAGGCCCTCGGCGTGACCGGCGGCGAAGCCCTCGGTGCGGGCCTGCGCCCGCAGCCGGGCGAGCTCCTCGGCGTAGACGTCGCCGAGCCGGAACGACGGCTTGCTGCCGGCGACCGGCTGGTCCTCGGCGCGGCGCACGCGCGTCCGGCGCTCGACCGGCGAGGGCTGGAACGGGATGGCGGGGGAGGGGGCCGCGGCCACCGCGGTCACCGGTGCCGCCGTCCGAGCCGTGGGCACGGCCGCGGCGGTACCGCGCTCGGCCGCGACCTCCCGGTAGGGACGGGCGAGCGCGGCGGAGCCACCGCGCAGGATGGCGCCCTCCCGGGGAGGCCGGTGGCCGCCGGGGGCGTCGTCACGCGACGAACTCATCGTCCCCGCCGCGGCTGATGGTCAGGACGCCCTGCTCCTCGAGGGTGCGGATGACCGCGACGACCTTGGCCTGCGCCTCCTCGACGGTGCGGGTGCGCACCGGGCCGAGCAGCTCGATCTCCTCGGTGAGGTTCTCGGCGGCGCGCTCGGAGAGGTTCCGCTTGATCTTGTCCTGGACGTCGGGCCGCACGCCCTTGAGCGCGGTGGCCAGGTCGTTGGCCTCCACCTCGCGCAGCACCAGCTGCAGGGAGCGGTCGTCGATGGTGACGATGTCCTCGAAGACGAACATCTGCGCCCGGACGGCCTCAGCCAGCTCGGGGTCGCTGGTGTCCAGCCACTCGAGGATGGAGCGCTCGGTCGGCCGCGGGGAACGGTTGATGATCTCGACGAGGGTCTCGACACCGCCCACGGTGGTCATGTCCTGGTGCGCCAGGATCGAGCCCATCCGGCGGCCGAGCTCCTCCTCCACCAGCCGCACCATCTCCGGTGACGTGCGGTCCATGGTGGCGATGCGGTGGGCGACCTCGGCCTGCTGCTCCGGCGCGAAGCCGGTGAGCACCTCGGCGGACTGGGCGGCCGTCAGGTGGGCGAGCACCAGCGCGGTGACCTGCGGGTGCTCGTCCTTGAGGAAGGTGACCAGCTGGCGGACGTCGGCGTTGCGCAGCGAGGCGAACGGCACCTCGGTGTAGACGACGTTGAGCCGGGACAGGATGCCCTCGGCCTGGTCCTGGCCCAGGCCCGCGGCGAGGATCTCGCGGGCGAACTCGACGCCGCCGCGGCCGATGAACTGCTGCGCGGTCATCAGGTGGTGGAACTCGCGCATGACGCCGTCGACGTCGTCGAGCTCCACCGAGCCGAGCTTCATCAGCTCGCGGGTGAGCGCCTCGACCTCGCGGGGGCGCAGCTGGGCGAGCAGGACGCCGGCCTCCTCCTTGGTCATCTGGGCGAGGAAGACGGCGGCCTTGCGCAGGCCGGGCATCTCCGGCCGCGGGGGGACGGCGACGGCCGCGCCGGGCACCGTCGGGATGCTCGCGAGGGTCATGGCTTCGTCTCGCTCAGCCAGCCGCGCAGCATGGCCGCGACCTCGTCGGGACGTTCGCTGACCATCGTCGAGATCTCCCCTCGCACCTTCGCCCGTTGGACGGCTTCCAGCTCCAGGACGGCCTCGTCGGGCTCGATCTCGTGCCGGGTGCTGGCCACCCGCAGGCGGTCGAGCTCGGCGAGCACGTCGTCGTCGAGCTCGAGTGGCTCGTAGTCCTCCTCGTCCTCGACCTGGCGGCGCGAGCGCAGCCAGACGACGAGGACCACCAGGGCGATGCCCGCGGCGATGCCGCCGGTGCGGATCATCGACCACATCTGCTCGCTGGCCTCGGCCTCGCGGGCCGCCTCCATCGCCGCGGCGGCGTTCTCCGCGGCGGTGGCGTCGAAGGGCAGCGAGGCGACCGTGATGTCGTCGCCGCGGGCCTCGTCGAGGCCGACGGCGGTGACCATGAGCTGGGTCATCTGCTGCTGGTTGAGGTTGCCGGCGACCGCGTCGTCCATGACGACGGAGACGGTGAGCCGGTTCAGCTCGCCGGGGGCGCCCTGCACGACCTCGGTGGTCTCCCCGACGGCGTTGTTCGCCGTCGTGGACTCCTTGTTGTAGGTGGAGTCGCCGCCGCCGACGACCTCCGCGGCGTCGGGCATGTTCTCCGGGCCCAGGACGCCGCCGACCGGGGCGCCGCCACCGGTGTACTCCTCGGTGGTGATCTGCTCCGAGATCGGCGGGGTGCCCTCGTCGAACGTGTAGGTCTTCGAGGTGGTGCTGCGCTCGGAGAGGTCGACGTCGGCGCGCACCGAGACGACGGAGCGGCCCGGGCCGACGACCGAGTCGAGGATCTTCTGGGCGCTGGCCGACAGGCGGTTCTCGTACTCCTGCTCCACCTGCGAGCGGGCGTCGCCGGCGGCGGCGGTCACGCCCGTGCCGGCGGCCGAGAGGACCTGACCGGTCGAGTCGGCGACGGTGACCTGGTCGGGGTCCATGTCTCGGATGCTGGCGGAGACCAGGTTGGTGACCGCCTGGATCTGCTCGCCGGAGAGGGTGGTGCCCGGCGTCAGGTCGAGCAGGACCGATGCGGTCGGCTCGGCCTTGTCGCTCACGAAGACCTCGTCCTCGGGCAGGGCGACGTGCACGACGGCGGAGTTGACGCCCGCCAGCGCCTTCAGCGTGTTGGCCAGCTCGCCCTCCAGGGCGCGCTGGTAGGTGACCTGCTGCTGGAACTCGCTGGTGGTGATGCCCTGCTCGTCGAGCAGCGCGTAGCCGGTGTCCTGGCCGGCGGGCAGGCCCTTGCCGCTCATGCTCAGCCGCAGGTCGTAGACGGCGTCCTTGGCGACCATGATCGTGCCGCCGCCGTCGGACAGCTCGTAGGCGATGCCCTGGGCGTTGAGCTCGTCGACGATCGCCGAGGCGTCGGCGGCGGCGAGGTTGGAGAACAGCGGGGCCTGGGTGGGCGTGGTGATCCAGCTGTAGAAGAAGACCCCGCCGAGGGCCAGCCCGGCGAGCAGCAGACCGATGACGACCCTCTGCCCGAGACTGATCGTGTCCATCGTGGAGCGGGCACGCTCGAGCGTCCCGGCGAGCGCGGACTGCATCAGATCTGCATCCTCATGATCTCGTTGAACGCCGCGACGGCCTGGTTCTTGATCGTCACGACCATCTCGGTGGCCACGCCCGACTCAGCGCTGGCGATCATGTAGTCGTGCACGTCCCTCAGGTCGCCGGTGGCGGCCTGCACGGCCAGGTCCGAGGTCACCGACTGGGTGGCCTGGAGCCTGTCGAAGGTGGACGCCAGGACGGCGGCGAAGCCGTCGGCACCCTCGGTGGCGGGCGTGCCGCGGGTGCTGCCGGCGACGCCGGAGACCGCGCCGACACCGACGGGCGGGATGCCGCCGAGCGGGATCGTCATCAGCGCTTCCCGAGCTGGAGGGCCGCCTGGTAGGCGTTCGTGGCCCGCTCGACGACGGCGAGGTTCGCCTGGTAGCCGCGCTGCGCCATCATCATGTGGGTCATCTGGTCGCCCAGGTCGATGTCGGGGTACCTGACGTAGCCCTCGGCGTCGGCGAGCGGGTGGTCGGGCTCGTGGACCAGCCGGCCCTCGGGGTCGCCGAACTCCGCGCGGGCCACCCGCACGCCGCCCTCGCCGGTCCCGTAGTCCACGGCCTGCGCGACGACGAGCCGCGCCTGGAAGGCGTCCTCGTCGGTGCGCCGGACCGTATTGATGTTGGCGATGTTGTCGGCGGCGGCGTCGAGCCACTTCCGGTGCGTCATCAGCCCGGACTGGGAGATGCTCAGAGCGTGGAACGTGCTCATGTCAGGACGTCCTCAGTGCCGTGCGCATCGAGTTGTACTTCCCGTCGAGCGCGTTGAGCGCCAGCTGGTAGCGAAGGCCGGTCTCGGTGGCGATGACCGTCTCCGCGTCGAGGTTGACGTTGTTGCCGTTGGTGTTGGTCGGCTCCAGCGAGCGCGCGGTGGTGCCGCCCGAGATCGCCGGGGTGGACCCGCTGCTGACGGCCCCGCGCAGCGACGACTCGAAATCCGTGCGCCCGGCCAGGAAGCCGGGGGTGTTGACGTTCGCGATGTTGTCGGCGGTGACACGCTGCCGCTTCGCGAGCCCGGCGAGGGCTGCGTGCAGGACCGTCGAGGTGGCGTCGCCGATCATCAGGCGGCTCGCCGACGGGTGGAGCAGGACACGATCGACCTCCGGGTACGCGGAAGACACTCGCGAACGAGTGCTGGGCCGCCGATCCGTGGCGAAGGTGGTGCTCTCCGTGCACAAGCCTCATCGGCACGGCTGGGTGGTGACCTGACCGCGCTCTCGCGACTGGAGGGATGGCAGTGACCGTACGGGGCTGTGGTGACGACTGTGACGACCGAGAGGTTCCGGGCGCGCACGTCCAGTGACCGACGCCCCCGGACGCACGACGGCCGGTCACCGCGGTGGGCGGTGACCGGCCGAAAGGCTCGGGGGTATGAGTGGTGTCAGTTCACAGGGCCCGGTCGACGAAGGAGGCGACGGGCCGGATCGGGCCGTAGGACATGCGGGCCGCGACGTCACGCTGCTTCTGCGACTGGGTGATCCGCTCGATGAGCTGCTCGGCCACCTCGAGTTGGTGCTGCAGCAGGCTGGCGGCCCGCTCGCGCAGGTCAGCAGGGATGGGACCGAGCTGGGCAGGGGGGACCCAGTCCTCGGCGCGCTGGCCCCACGCCGCGATCTCTTCGGTGCGTCCGCGGGCCAGGGTGTGCTCCACGGCGAGGACGTCACCCTCGAGATCGGACAGCGCCTGCTGCCAGTCCGACGGCGGGCGATGGCGATCGCTGCCGCCGCTGGACCCGCGGCCGTCGGAGGGCGGTGGGTGGGGGCGGTACTCGAGGTCCGCCGACGCGGTACCGCGCACCGGGCCGACGGCGGTCATGACGAGCTTGTCGCCAGACTGATCGCGGCCTGCCGCCACGCGTCACGCAGCGGCTCGACGACCTGTCGGCAGGCCGAGATGCGATTCGCATCGAGCTTGACGTTGGCCTGGACGAGCTCGCCGATCAGCCAGTTGTAGAGGGCAGCCAGTCGCGGACCGCCCTCCCAGACGTCCACCTGCAGGCCGGACAGCAGCTCGAGCACGATCTCCTGAGCGTGCTGCAGCTGCTCGTTCGCCTCCTGGCGTTCGCCAGCCGCCACCGCCTTCTGCGCCCGCTCGAGGTCCAGGGCGAGGCGGTCGTAGAGCATCACGAGGATCCGCTGCGGCGAGGCGGTGGCGACGGTGTCCCCCATGTAGCGGGCACGGAGGGAGGTGGCACTCACGGGTGAACTCCTGGAGTAGTGAGTCGGGTCAGGACGAGGTCGGGAGGGACGAGAGCTGTCCGGCCAGCCAGTTGGACTGCTGCTGCATGCTGCTCAGCGCGGTCTCCATCGCGGTGAACTGGCGGGTGAGGGTCGCGCGCCGCAACTCCAGGCGGCGGTCCCAGGCATCGATGCTGTCCTGGATGTCGTCGGCCTGGCTGTCGCGGCTCTTCGCCAGGGTGGTCAACGTGCCGGTCGTGGTGTCGGTCGCGAGCTGCGCCAGGTCCATCAGCCGTTGCACCGCACCTGGGGCGCCGTCGTCCGCCGTGTCCGCCACCTTGTCGGGGCCCGGTCCGGTGGGGGTGCCGACGAACAAGGACTGCACGAGGGCCGGGTCGTCGGCAAGCGCGGTCAGGAACTTCTCCCTGTCGAACTCGATGCTGCCGCCGTTGCGGGCCAGTTCGAGGCCGGCAGCGGCGGGGGAGCCGTGCGTGCCGACGCCGTAGGACACGGCGCCCAGCACCTGGCCGGCCAGCCGGCCCAGGGAGCTGTCGCCCTTCAGCGTGGCCGCCGGGCCTCCGGTGGGGTTGGTGGCGACCTTGATCGAGGCCAGCGCGGCGTTCGCCGCGTCCACGAGTGCCTGGACCTTGTCGGCGACCGCGCCGGGGTCGGAGGCGACGTTGACGGTGACCGGAACGCCCTTCTCCGCCTTGTTGACGGTGATGGTTGCGCCGGGCATCAGTCCCTCGAAGGTGTTCGTGGGGGAGGTGACCGTGTAGGCGCTGGCGGTGGTGCCGACCTTCAGCGCCGCGTCGGTGCCCGTGGTGATCTCGGTGAAGGCGCTCCCCAGCCCGAACTTCGTCTCCGCGCCGGAGGACGTCGCCGTCACCTGGAGCTGGTACTTGCCCGGGGCCACCTGGACGGCGGTCGCGCTCAGCCCGTAGTTGCTGGCGTTGATGGCGCTGACCGCGTCGGCGAGGGTGCCGGTGCCGCCGACGCTGATCACCTTCGGCTTGCCGTCGGCGTCCACGGCGGGGGTCACGTTGTCGGCCTGGTACACCGTGAGCTCGGTGAAGCCGGCCGGGTCCTTCGTGTTCGTCCACGCCGTTCCGTTGCTCACCACCGAGTGGCTGGCCGCGACGCTCTCCACGCTGAACGTCAGGGAGCCCGGCTGCGGGGCGACGCCGAGGGCGACGGCGACGCCGGCCGCGGTGCTCGTGGCCTTGGCCGAGCTCCACGTCGCCGGCTTGAGCACCGTCTCGGCGGCCGCGCGCAGGGCGTCGAACTTCGTGTTCAGGGACCGGTAGCCGGCGGCGGCTGCCTCGGTGGCGCTCAGCCGGGTCTGCAGCGCAGTCTGCGGCGCGCCCTCCGCCTTGATCAGCGCGTTGATCAGGCTGGTCGTGTCCAGCCCGGAGGCCAGGCCGTCGACGCTCATGCCTGCCATGTCGGATCTCCTGTCTCGGGCCGGGCGGGTCGTTCGGGTGCCGGGGTGCCAGTGAGGGGGGAGGCCGGCCGGCCTCCCCCCTCACCGGGATGGTGCTGTGGGTGGTGCTAGTGCTACGCGGCTGGGATCAGCCGAGCAGGCGCAGCACGCCCTGAGAGGCCTGGTTGGCCTGCGCCAGCATCGCGGTGCCCGCCTGCGAGAGGATCTGCGAGCGGGTGAAGTTCACCATCTCCTGGGCCATGTCGGTGTCGCGGATCCGCGACTCCGAGGCGGTCAGGTTCTCCGCCGTCACGTTCAGGTTCTTGACGGTGTGCTCGAACCGGTTCTGCAGCGCACCCAGGCCCGCACGGGCGGTGGAGACCTCCTTGATGGCTGCGTCCACGGCCTTGATGGCCAGGCTTGCGCCACTCTCCACGGCAACGACATCGTCAGTCGTGTCGGCGGTTCCCTTGTCGTCGGCGGGGGTGCCCACGTCAGTGAGCTTCAAGGCATTCACGCCGAGGTGCGTGGCGTTGAAACCCTCGCCCGACGTGCCCGACGAAATCTTCACGTTGATCGAGTCGCCTGCTGCATAGCCGACCTGGAAGTCCTTGTTGAACTTACCGTCGAGCAACTGAACGTTGTTGAACGTCGTCTTGTCGGCGATCCGGGTGAGCTCCGTGGCCAGGGCGTCGTTCTCGGCCTGCAGCGCCTTGAGCGAGTCGGCGTCGTTGCTGCCGTTCGCGGCCTGCA is a genomic window of Blastococcus sp. HT6-30 containing:
- a CDS encoding flagellar FliJ family protein, with protein sequence MAAADREGRMKHVAFRLQPVLQLRRTEERAAAAAAAAAASVAADADRRATEHETALTAAVLPPSLPAGSFVAAMVLLRTAATDAADARALATAQAEQAEAVRAEWTAAAQRTKGLERLAERHRAALQHAADVAEERATDDLVTGRAGRCTDTTRGTAWTE
- a CDS encoding flagellar hook-length control protein FliK, giving the protein MTTTAPAARAASTTSSGGSTDSAAPFASALDGALAGGRGGLRDATAGGGRQSSGGPAAGEDGELPEEGTIPVVDTAAAGVAAALWALALATTATPAAGGPVSAEPATAALPGVLPAGAVPAGPVPPVLAAEAAAAVEAVPAPATGALGAAAGDVPTPAGAPATGTTAAVPPPVVTVAAATATPAGTEETAGPQPAGAGTPAGAPVPVPPAGSTPPGSGGPGDGEPRQDAPFTSVPGTQTTAETAPGPAAPVTSPVGTVPAPVTASAAAAAADAAPATGAGASLPVSGQVARQVAMLSGAGDGSHTMTLVLTPENLGPVEVKVTVNQGSLDLTLRGAHELGRAALLDALPELRRDLESAGLSPSRVEVDPDAGGSWLARHAAEQQAQQGSGDRGSAQDGSGERFRSGGRTADSGEGRPNQPRARSTSSGVDVLA
- the fliG gene encoding flagellar motor switch protein FliG, which encodes MTLASIPTVPGAAVAVPPRPEMPGLRKAAVFLAQMTKEEAGVLLAQLRPREVEALTRELMKLGSVELDDVDGVMREFHHLMTAQQFIGRGGVEFAREILAAGLGQDQAEGILSRLNVVYTEVPFASLRNADVRQLVTFLKDEHPQVTALVLAHLTAAQSAEVLTGFAPEQQAEVAHRIATMDRTSPEMVRLVEEELGRRMGSILAHQDMTTVGGVETLVEIINRSPRPTERSILEWLDTSDPELAEAVRAQMFVFEDIVTIDDRSLQLVLREVEANDLATALKGVRPDVQDKIKRNLSERAAENLTEEIELLGPVRTRTVEEAQAKVVAVIRTLEEQGVLTISRGGDDEFVA
- a CDS encoding flagellar hook capping FlgD N-terminal domain-containing protein, whose protein sequence is MPDAVSGATSAAATYSATGTVDRGDQMGKDTFLKLLVAQMKYQDPGNPADTNQLMAQTATFSQVEKLEEIAKQNASMLALQRSSSAGAMVGQTVTYTDSTGVSKTGVVSSVRLATDRAEAEATIGGVAVPVGRITDVGTR
- a CDS encoding FliI/YscN family ATPase; translated protein: MSVSPAVLERARAAARPQVTGTVTGAMGLTLSVDGVSAAVGDLVEIDPAGRPLLAEVVAVGRDRLTCMPLGGLSGVHAGAPVRATGRPLQVPVGEALLGRVLDGLGRPVDGGPPLGSRVSWVDLETQTPHALSRARVQEPLTFGVRALDTLVPCGKGQRLGIFAGSGVGKSSLLAQITRGTDADVRVIGLIGERGREVREFIEENLGPEGMARTVVVVATSDEPPLVRLKAAFVATRIAEAFRDEGRDVLLLMDSITRTAMAQREVGLSAGEPPATRGYPPSVFAMMPQLLEKAGTGATGSITGLYTVLVEGDDHNEPIADTARSILDGHIVLTRKLATTGHFPAIDVLESISRVAGAVVPPAQMADAREIRRLMGALRDVRELIEIGAYQAGSDPLVDRARQLAPGIDAFLQQPLGESTSPAEAWAWLQRIVRGG
- a CDS encoding FliH/SctL family protein, with translation MSSSRDDAPGGHRPPREGAILRGGSAALARPYREVAAERGTAAAVPTARTAAPVTAVAAAPSPAIPFQPSPVERRTRVRRAEDQPVAGSKPSFRLGDVYAEELARLRAQARTEGFAAGHAEGLLAADAVVAEAERAAEQRLAEVQARWERRLVSATAALGAAARQLEETVRPVADDIRDSIVGTVLTLVEEILGRELALATDPVMDAVRRALSFCPADAPTVVRLHPDDLAEVPADALAELPDSVRVVADLAVERAGAIAESGPRRIDAQLGTALARVQAVLGS
- the fliF gene encoding flagellar basal-body MS-ring/collar protein FliF, with protein sequence MQSALAGTLERARSTMDTISLGQRVVIGLLLAGLALGGVFFYSWITTPTQAPLFSNLAAADASAIVDELNAQGIAYELSDGGGTIMVAKDAVYDLRLSMSGKGLPAGQDTGYALLDEQGITTSEFQQQVTYQRALEGELANTLKALAGVNSAVVHVALPEDEVFVSDKAEPTASVLLDLTPGTTLSGEQIQAVTNLVSASIRDMDPDQVTVADSTGQVLSAAGTGVTAAAGDARSQVEQEYENRLSASAQKILDSVVGPGRSVVSVRADVDLSERSTTSKTYTFDEGTPPISEQITTEEYTGGGAPVGGVLGPENMPDAAEVVGGGDSTYNKESTTANNAVGETTEVVQGAPGELNRLTVSVVMDDAVAGNLNQQQMTQLMVTAVGLDEARGDDITVASLPFDATAAENAAAAMEAAREAEASEQMWSMIRTGGIAAGIALVVLVVWLRSRRQVEDEEDYEPLELDDDVLAELDRLRVASTRHEIEPDEAVLELEAVQRAKVRGEISTMVSERPDEVAAMLRGWLSETKP
- a CDS encoding transglycosylase SLT domain-containing protein, with the translated sequence MDGVSAVQARIFEIQARFRPAATTASAAAWASAAGAAGLTGTSSVSTWPAAAGTASESAVVAQAQKYLGVPYLWGGTDPSKGLDCSGFTQRVFGDLGIELPRTSSQQATTGKAVASLAAARPGDLVFFDNSSSRAGIDHVGIYLGNGQMIAAPQAGETVKVQAVGTPTVIRRVLAEPTGATAAPAGGGTLAGVPYADLFTRAASKHGIDAPLLAAVAQQESGFNSSAVSPAGAQGLMQFMPATARGLGVDPLDPASAIDGAATYLSSLTRQFGSTELALAAYNSGPGTVSRYGGIPPYPETENYVRSVMSKAEAYR